Proteins from one Naumovozyma castellii chromosome 3, complete genome genomic window:
- the NCAS0C00250 gene encoding C2HC-type zinc finger protein, translating to MGAVTAEQTTVSQDETATVSPQMKELWTSAMGQVEKRIFAEFDAKLAKSDKASTVVPKADVTKADYVNGDNEQMARDRKKALDSVKNWEIKFDSATMSAFPFDTWRNELISAAGVLPWSGQDARSLVRSSLTGSAMGYFTWSCQIKEKEDKVDISKQTLDYFIKLMADKYTNANVIDVQVQDFLFLRPKSSKAVETLELHLRNLIPSLFSEDVARTLMLSKLGREDQTMADQIRALNLNYTQTMARIQETWRSREVASKRSANSDSNPKSHKKMKLGGAKNVKITCFGCGETGHKKNECPRQNQDKEKVKTDTTKQKLAKNSPSQIYAVF from the coding sequence ATGGGTGCTGTTACGGCTGAACAGACTACGGTGTCGCAGGATGAGACTGCTACGGTTTCACCTCAAATGAAGGAGCTGTGGACATCTGCTATGGGACAAGTTGAAAAGCGTATTTTTGCTGAATTCGATGCTAAGTTAGCTAAATCAGACAAGGCTTCAACAGTAGTTCCCAAAGCAGACGTCACAAAGGCAGATTATGTGAATGGTGATAATGAACAAATGGCTAGAGATCGTAAGAAAGCTTTGGATAGTGTCAAGAATTGGGAAATCAAATTTGATAGTGCAACTATGTCTGCTTTTCCTTTTGATACATGGCGCAATGAGTTAATCAGTGCGGCCGGTGTACTCCCTTGGAGTGGTCAAGATGCTAGAAGTTTAGTTCGTAGCTCCTTAACAGGGTCTGCGATGGGATATTTCACATGGTCTTGTCAAATCAAGGAAAAGGAGGATAAGGTAGATATATCAAAGCAAACTCTTGACTACTTTATCAAGCTGATGGCGGACAAATATACCAATGCAAATGTGATTGATGTCCAAGTTCAggattttttatttctaagacctaaatcttccaaagCTGTGGAAACGTTGGAGTTACACCTCCGTAACCTAATTCCAAGCTTGTTCAGTGAAGATGTCGCACGAACTCTCATGTTGAGTAAGTTAGGTCGTGAAGACCAAACAATGGCTGATCAAATTCGAGCTTTAAACTTGAATTATACACAGACCATGGCTAGAATTCAGGAGACATGGAGAAGTCGTGAGGTAGCGTCGAAAAGAAGTGCTAATTCCGACAGTAACCCCAAGAGTCAtaagaaaatgaaacttGGTGGTGCTAAGAATGTAAAGATTACTTGCTTTGGTTGTGGAGAGACGGGTCATAAGAAAAATGAGTGTCCTCGTCAAAATCAAGACAAGGAAAAGGTCAAGACTGACACCACTAAACAAAAGCTTGCGAAAAACTCCCCAAGTCAGATATATGCTGTTTTTTGA
- the NCAS0C00260 gene encoding tubulin alpha chain (ancestral locus Anc_8.859), which yields MREVISINVGQAGCQIGNACWELYSLEHGIRPDGYLQEGLTRPKGGEEGFSTFFYETGAGKYVPRAVYVDLEPNVIDEVRTGAYKDFFHPEQLISGKEDAANNYARGHYTVGRELLDDIMDRIRKISDQCDGLQGFLFSHSLGGGTGSGLGSLLLEQLSADYGKKSKLEFAVYPAPQVATSVVEPYNTVLTTHTTLEHADCTFMVDNEAIYDMCKKNLGIARPSFSNLNNLIAQVVSSVTASLRFDGSLNVDLNEFQTNLVPYPRIHFPLVSYAPILSKSKASHESNSVSEITNACFEPGNQMVKCDPTTGKYMATCLLYRGDVVTRDVQAAVTQVKNKKTVQMVDWCPTGFKIGICYEPPTATPESQLASVDRAVCMLSNTTAIAEAWKRIDKKFDLMYAKRAFVHWYVGEGMEEGEFTEAREDLAALERDYIEVGADSYADEEF from the exons ATGAGAGAAGTTATTAGTATAAATG TCGGTCAAGCTGGTTGTCAAATCGGTAATGCCTGTTGGGAATTGTATTCCCTTGAACACGGTATCAGACCAGACGGTTATTTACAAGAAGGTTTAACCAGACCAAAAGGTGGTGAAGAAGGTTTTTCCACATTCTTTTATGAAACTGGTGCAGGGAAATATGTTCCTCGTGCTGTCTATGTTGATTTAGAACCAAATGTTATTGATGAAGTTCGTACTGGGGCTTATAAAGATTTTTTCCATCCAGAACAATTAATCAGTGGTAAGGAAGATGCAGCAAATAATTATGCTCGTGGTCACTATACTGTCGGGAGAGAATTGTTAGATGATATTATGGATAGAATCagaaaaatttcagatcAATGTGATGGTTTACAAGGGTTCCTATTCTCTCACTCATTGGGTGGGGGGACCGGTTCTGGTCTAGGTTCCTTGTTACTAGAACAACTATCTGCAGATTATGGTAAGAAATCAAAGTTGGAATTTGCCGTATACCCTGCTCCACAAGTGGCAACTTCAGTGGTAGAACCTTATAACACTGTATTGACAACACATACTACCCTAGAACACGCCGATTGTACATTTATGGTTGATAACGAAGCCATCTACGATATGTGTAAGAAAAACCTCGGTATTGCTAGACCAAGTTTCTCCAATTTGAACAATCTAATCGCTCAAGTAGTATCATCAGTGACTGCATCTTTGAGATTCGATGGTTCTCTAAATGtggatttgaatgaattcCAAACCAACTTGGTGCCATACCCAAGAATTCATTTCCCATTAGTTTCCTATGCTCCAATCTTGTCTAAGAGTAAAGCTAGTCATGAATCTAATTCAGTTTCTGAAATTACAAATGCTTGTTTCGAACCTGGTAACCAAATGGTGAAGTGTGATCCAACTACAGGTAAATACATGGCTACATGTTTACTATATAGAGGTGATGTCGTTACAAGAGATGTGCAAGCCGCTGTGACACAAGtaaaaaataagaaaactGTTCAAATGGTCGATTGGTGTCCAACTGGTTTCAAGATTGGTATTTGTTATGAACCACCAACTGCTACTCCAGAATCACAATTAGCTTCTGTTGATAGAGCTGTTTGTATGCTATCCAATACAACTGCCATTGCTGAAGCATGGAAGAGAATAGATAAGAAATTCGATTTAATGTATGCCAAACGTGCATTTGTACATTGGTATGTCGGTGAAGGTATGGAGGAAGGTGAATTTACAGAAGCCAGAGAAGATCTCGCTGCATTAGAAAGAGATTACATTGAAGTTGGTGCTGACTCATATGCCGACGAAGAATTTTAA
- the NCAS0C00270 gene encoding MFS transporter (ancestral locus Anc_8.858) yields MQDSQHITEGGNAAFHNYVNDFAHIEDPLERRRLALEKIDNAKFGWAQIRTILVAGVGFLTDSYDIFAINLGIAMMSYVYWQDKMPASTATLLKVSTSVGTVIGQVGFGTIADIVGRKKIYGLELIIMIVMSVLQTTTGESRAINFVAVLTFYRIVMGIGIGGDYPLSSIITSEFATTKWRGAIMGAVFANQAWGQIAAGIVALVCVAAYKDQLIGAETAEMCGPDCMKACDQMWRILVGLGAVPGLAGLYFRLTIPESPRYTLDVETNAAQASEDIEKFVTSSTLLEKNSSHSHISPNSQETLMVQPPKASFKDFCRHFGQWRYGKILLGTAGSWFMLDVAFYGLSLNTAVILQAIGYAGSENVYKKLYNSAVGNLILICAGSLPGYWVSVFTVDTIGRKPIQLFGFFILTVLFCIIGFAYDKLSDKGLLGLYIVCQFFQNFGPNVTTFIVPGECFPTRYRSTAHGISAASGKIGAIIAQTALGTLINHNCARDGKKANCWLPHVMEIFALFMLLGIFLTLLIPETKRMTLEDISEKYHDEVDPSKFGHIMVTHESSSAGSTSKLPEES; encoded by the coding sequence ATGCAAGACTCCCAACATATAACTGAAGGTGGGAATGCCGCCTTCCACAATTATGTTAATGACTTCGCACATATTGAAGATCCATtggaaagaagaagattagCCCtggaaaaaattgataatgcTAAATTTGGTTGGGCACAAATAAGAACCATCCTCGTTGCCGGGGTTGGGTTTCTCACTGATTCATACGATATTTTCGCCATCAACTTGGGTATCGCCATGATGTCTTATGTATATTGGCAAGATAAGATGCCCGCTTCCACTGCTACTTTATTGAAAGTATCCACCTCCGTGGGCACTGTCATTGGTCAAGTTGGGTTCGGTACCATTGCTGATATAGTGGGTCGTAAGAAAATTTATGGGTTAGAATTGATAATTATGATTGTCATGTCTGTACTACAAACCACCACGGGTGAATCAAGAGCTATTAATTTTGTAGCCGTGTTGACATTTTATCGTATTGTTATGGGGATTGGTATCGGTGGTGATTATCCATTGTCCTCCATCATTACTTCTGAATTCGCTACGACTAAATGGAGGGGTGCCATTATGGGAGCTGTTTTTGCCAATCAAGCTTGGGGTCAGATTGCAGCAGGTATTGTTGCCCTTGTTTGTGTTGCTGCCTATAAGGATCAATTGATTGGTGCTGAAACCGCAGAAATGTGTGGTCCCGATTGTATGAAAGCTTGCGATCAAATGTGGAGAATATTGGTTGGTTTAGGGGCAGTACCAGGGTTAGCAGGCTTATATTTTAGGTTAACCATTCCAGAATCACCAAGATATACATTGGATGTGGAAACAAACGCAGCACAGGCTTctgaagatattgaaaaatttgtaaCAAGTTCCACATTATTGGAGAAGAATAGTTCCCATAGTCACATCAGCCCTAATTCACAAGAAACACTAATGGTTCAACCTCCAAAGGCCtcatttaaagatttttgTCGTCATTTTGGTCAATGGAGATATGGTAAGATCCTATTAGGGACGGCAGGTTCTTGGTTCATGCTAGATGTTGCATTTTATGGATTAAGTTTAAACACTGCAGTGATCCTACAAGCTATTGGCTATGCAGGTTCCGAAAACGTATACAAGAAATTGTATAACTCTGCTGTGGGTAacttaattttaatttgtgCTGGTTCTTTACCAGGTTATTGGGTCTCGGTCTTCACGGTGGATACCATTGGTAGAAAACCAATCCAATTGTTTGGGTTCTTCATTCTTACTGTCTTATTTTGTATCATTGGATTCGCTTATGATAAATTAAGTGATAAAGGTCTGTTAGGACTATACATTGTTtgtcaattctttcaaaattttggtCCCAACGTCACCACGTTTATCGTCCCAGGTGAATGTTTCCCAACAAGATATAGATCCACAGCTCACGGTATTTCTGCAGCCTCTGGTAAAATTGGTGCCATTATTGCGCAAACTGCATTGGGTACTCTAATTAATCATAATTGTGCCAGAGATGGTAAGAAGGCTAATTGTTGGTTACCTCATGTGATGGAAATTTTCGCACTATTTATGCTACTGGGTATCTTCCTAACATTATTGATCCCTGAAACAAAACGTATGACATTAGAGGATATAAGTGAGAAATATCACGATGAGGTAGACCCTTCCAAGTTTGGCCATATTATGGTCACTCACGAGAGCAGTAGCGCAGGCTCCACATCAAAGCTGCCGGAAGAATCCTGA
- the ERG9 gene encoding bifunctional farnesyl-diphosphate farnesyltransferase/squalene synthase (ancestral locus Anc_8.857) — MGKVTDWAFHPLELKSAIILKCLRQPLFPLAESSLSVTKKRCYELLNLTSRSFAAVIKELHPELRDVIMIFYLVLRALDTIEDDMTLDTKLKMNLLREFDQKLDLQEWSFDGNGPDEKDRAVLVDFNYILYEYHALKPEYQKVIKEVTKEMGNGMADYIIDENFNLNGVETIKDYDKYCHYVAGLVGVGLTQLIVIAGFAPKSLYEDEKDAELPLYESMGLFLQKTNIIRDYSEDLDDGRSFWPKEIWSKYSSTKLSSFREPDQTQKGVECINDLVLNALGHVEDVLKYLSCIHEQSTFQFCAIPQVMAIATLALVFNNPKVLHGNVKIRKGTTCYLILHSRTLSGCVNIFEYYLRDIRKRLPVSDPNYLKINIQAAKIDKLIETMYPDDNLPKGLKPLDTELYSKVKERTKYDEAMEPIQTSEESKFFSIFLALLVVVVLPLLS; from the coding sequence ATGGGAAAAGTTACAGATTGGGCATTCCACCcattggaattgaaatcGGCCATTATACTAAAATGTCTCAGACAGCCATTGTTCCCGCTAGCGGAATCCTCCTTGAGTGTCACGAAGAAGAGATGTTATGAGTTGCTGAATCTAACGTCCAGATCTTTTGCCGCAGTCATTAAGGAATTGCATCCGGAATTGCGTGATGtgataatgattttttACTTGGTATTGCGTGCCCTAGAtaccattgaagatgatatgACTTTGGATacgaaattgaagatgaatttgttACGTGAGTTTGACCAAAAATTGGATTTACAGGAGTGGTCCTTTGATGGGAATGGACCTGATGAGAAGGATAGAGCCGTGTTGGTGGATTTCAATTACATTCTTTATGAATACCATGCTTTAAAACCGGAATATCAAAAGGTCATTAAGGAAGTTACTAAGGAAATGGGGAACGGGATGGCCGATTAtatcattgatgaaaatttcaatttgaatgGGGTAGAAACCATCAAGGATTACGATAAATATTGTCATTATGTAGCTGGATTAGTGGGAGTTGGGTTGACTCAATTGATTGTCATTGCTGGGTTTGCACCAAAATCTCTttatgaagatgaaaaagaCGCGGAGCTACCCTTATATGAAAGTATGGGATTATTCTTACAAAAGACCAACATCATTAGGGATTATTCAGAAGATTTAGATGATGGAAGATCATTTTGGCCCAAGGAGATTTGGTCCAAATACTCATCTACCAAATTATCCAGTTTTAGAGAACCAGATCAAACACAAAAGGGTGTTGAATGTATCAATGATCTTGTATTGAACGCTCTAGGTCACGTTGAAGAtgtattgaaatatttaagtTGCATTCATGAACAATCCACGTTCCAGTTCTGTGCCATTCCACAAGTGATGGCTATTGCCACTTTGGCACTAGTTTTCAACAACCCCAAAGTGTTACATGGGAACGTCAAGATTAGAAAGGGCACTACGTGCTATTTAATCTTGCATTCAAGGACGTTATCCGGTTGTGTtaacatttttgaatacTATTTACGTGATATCAGGAAAAGATTACCAGTCTCCGACCCTAACTATTTGAAGATTAACATTCAAGCGGCCAAGATCGATAAATTAATAGAAACGATGTACCCGGATGACAATTTGCCAAAGGGTTTGAAACCATTAGACACGGAATTGTACTCCAAAGTGAAGGAGAGAACCAAGTATGACGAAGCCATGGAACCAATACAAACATCGGAGGAGTCCAAGTTCTTCTCCATCTTCTTGGCGTTGCTCGTGGTGGTGGTTCTTCCTCTATTATCCTGA
- the PTH1 gene encoding aminoacyl-tRNA hydrolase (ancestral locus Anc_8.856), translated as MIRILQGMPTLKRAFHTCLTGIGNPEPTYRDTRHNVGLFVLDGIKDYLVGSQVRYLPCSKVSKVHAQYLTVPPDLILLRSDGSYMNVSGENVIPVWRRIESQSSSPLKHIVIHDDLEKPLGNVQLRGPGTSLRGHNGLKSIASKLGGKNTFYKLSIGIGRPLSKDPKAVSDYVLGKFITQEMDILREKSLPLALNLLGL; from the coding sequence ATGATACGTATATTACAGGGCATGCCTACCTTGAAACGAGCGTTTCATACATGTCTCACAGGGATTGGGAACCCAGAGCCCACCTACAGGGACACGAGACATAACGTGGGCTTGTTCGTACTAGATGGCATTAAAGATTATCTTGTTGGATCGCAAGTGCGTTATCTACCGTGTTCCAAAGTGAGCAAAGTACATGCCCAATACTTGACTGTTCCACCAGACCTAATTCTACTCAGATCTGATGGATCATACATGAATGTCAGTGGGGAGAACGTAATCCCAGTGTGGCGACGCATCGAGAGTCAAAGCTCTTCTCCCTTGAAACACATTGTGATCCACGACGATCTGGAGAAACCTCTCGGGAATGTACAATTAAGAGGTCCAGGGACCTCCTTACGAGGTCACAACGGGCTCAAGAGCATTGCCAGTAAATTGGGGGGCAAGAACACGTTTTATAAGTTGAGCATTGGCATAGGGAGACCCCTAAGTAAGGACCCGAAGGCTGTGTCCGACTATGTACTGGGCAAGTTCATAACTCAAGAGATGGACATCCTACGAGAGAAGAGTCTTCCTCTGGCTTTGAACCTTCTGGGACTATGA
- the DSS1 gene encoding exoribonuclease II (ancestral locus Anc_8.853) codes for MMKRVCAVRNLHTYNPSCRKSFGKKSPTLEFKQPPDTESKRLSPDDIKFIRESFLKRTNWLEPNIQLKSLPQIYREYEKRFLSRYIRPSKFWYETLWLNNDTKPPFNKLFLNNPLPDSISKKQLLNFDYNDLAKTPLKIRDLAILRATPSELSMCVQLPESVEDPRYTFASRSGKLYFVYRSMIKIRIPYQVPKGIQGLILKELQHEFSPIGTLKSNTKDTFILPYLARNLLSRTGLSDINKAASYQRPIVMKKLELLHRYLQNDKGPTSIPFTHLINLVNKLDLSQALHLQAGNDYIINLIKEANDPPSIMNASLTIAVYWSLVELSETFLWDGINRNSASLFPTTVTVLPLLSYRVHYTELIEDLERNNYKQLNKFSNLVNDKNYQEIEQSFSKIINLLQEYTAGNLQNNPKITTLISKLFRGIKEYQRCDITRDLCNELLMKFPSIKPNSNPLLKNHDLATRADSQHGQRQQILYDYVKPNDLLIQESLRDRFDFGDLRVYCIDSETAHEIDDGISIEKKFNGKFTLHIHIADPAIFFPECNNEKGVLGLQDDVLKIAYENSFTTYLPDTVVPMLPKSYCKMADLGINGKKTPSISFSVDVILNKEKSNLKICYDTFQIRLGLVSNFPKATYDNVDDILSSEVNSEQKLLQDDLRQLSMIAGILRNKRTQENGAITFGEGFNRGTPKYSEDSETESDVISFVDQKNTKSNELVTELMILANTLCGRYFKENKIFGVYRCYNDLNLEPKAKMQYNKLREECKNGKLPTLEDIVKVQSLLNSSYYSEHPSRHDMIGSEQYLTVTSPLRRFTDLVSHIQLHNHLKGHPLPFNQKAIRNFVPHIQSRADKLRKISTESNVCMTLSYLKNLLKTKPDTMFDVKITSVPSEGRARCLIPEYSFARGEIRLSPSLKVYPKVGDTVNSCKVVKISCVDGILEFNK; via the coding sequence ATGATGAAGAGAGTATGTGCAGTAAGGAACTTGCACACATACAATCCATCCTGTAGAAAATCATTTGGGAAAAAATCTCCAACTTTGGAGTTTAAGCAACCGCCAGATACTGAATCCAAGAGACTTTCACCGGACgatatcaaattcattagaGAATCTTTCTTAAAGAGAACTAATTGGCTGGAACCCAATATCCAACTAAAATCACTACCACAGATCTATAGAGAATATGAGAAACGATTCTTGAGCAGGTACATCAGACCTTCCAAATTTTGGTATGAAACACTTTGGCTAAACAACGATACGAAACCTccatttaataaattatttctCAACAACCCTTTGCCAGACTCTATTTCGAAGAAACAGTTATTGAACTTTGATTATAATGATTTAGCTAAAACTCCATTAAAGATTAGAGATTTAGCCATACTACGTGCGACACCTTCAGAACTTTCCATGTGTGTACAATTGCCTGAGAGTGTAGAGGACCCCAGATACACATTTGCATCCAGATCAGGGaaactttattttgtttacAGAAGTATGATCAAAATTAGAATCCCATATCAGGTACCGAAGGGAATCCAAGGATTAATTCTGAAGGAATTACAACATGAGTTTTCACCCATTGGAACTTTGAAATCAAATACAAAGGATACTTTCATACTACCGTACTTGGCTCGCAatttattatcaagaaCTGGATTATCAGATATCAACAAAGCAGCATCTTACCAACGTCCTATCgtaatgaaaaaattagaattattgCATCgttatttacaaaatgacAAGGGACCAACGAGCATCCCATTTACCCATTTAATTAACTTGGTTAATAAACTTGATTTATCTCAGGCTCTTCATTTACAAGCAGGGAATGATTACATCATTAATTTGATCAAAGAAGCTAATGATCCAccttcaataatgaatgCTTCCTTAACCATCGCCGTATATTGGTCTTTAGTTGAATTAAGTGAGACATTCCTTTGGGATGGTATCAATAGAAATTCTGCATCACTATTTCCAACCACAGTAACAGTACTGCCATTACTTTCTTATCGTGTCCATTATACTGAATTGATTGAAGATCTAGAAAGGAATAACTACAAGcaattaaacaaattttcaaatttagtGAATGATAAAAACTATCAAGAAATCGAACAATCTTTCtccaaaattattaacttATTACAAGAATATACAGCTGggaatttacaaaataatccaaaaataacaacattaatttccaaattattcaGGGGTATCAAAGAATATCAACGTTGTGATATAACAAGAGACCTTTGTAATGAACTGTTAATGAAATTCCCGTCAATTAAACCAAACTCaaatccattattaaagaatcaCGATCTGGCGACACGTGCAGATTCACAACATGGTCAACGACAACAAATTTTGTACGATTACGTTAAACCCAATGACTTGTTGATACAGGAGTCACTTCGAGATCGATTTGACTTTGGTGATCTAAGAGTATATTGCATTGATTCCGAAACAGCtcatgaaattgatgatggTATCTCCATtgagaagaaattcaacGGGAAATTTACTCTTCACATTCATATTGCTGACCCGGCAATCTTTTTCCCAGAATGTAACAATGAGAAAGGAGTCCTTGGTCTTCAAGATGATGTCTTGAAAATTGCATATGAAAACTCGTTCACAACTTACTTGCCAGACACTGTAGTCCCAATGTTACCAAAATCCTACTGTAAGATGGCTGATCTTGGTATAAATGGTAAGAAAACTCCctcaatatcattttcagtGGAtgtaatattaaataaagaaaagtctaatttgaaaatatgtTATgatacttttcaaattagGTTGGGTCTCGTTTCCAATTTCCCCAAGGCAACTTATGATAATGTTGATGACATTTTATCATCTGAAGTAAATTCAGAACAAAAACTTCTACAAGATGATCTAAGGCAATTATCGATGATAGCGGgaatattaagaaataaacGAACACAGGAAAATGGTGCGATAACCTTTGGAGAAGGATTCAATAGAGGGACCCCCAAATATTCAGAAGATTCAGAAACGGAGTCAGATGTTATTTCGTTTGTGGATCAAAAAAACACCAAATCAAATGAACTTGTTACCgaattaatgatattaGCGAATACATTGTGTGGACGTTATTTCAAAGAGAACAAAATTTTTGGAGTGTATAGATGCTATAACGATTTGAATTTAGAACCAAAGGCTAAAATGCAATACAATAAATTGAGAGAAGAGTgcaaaaatggaaaattgCCAACTTTAGAAGATATTGTTAAAGTTCaatcattattgaattcGAGTTATTACTCTGAACACCCCAGTAGACATGATATGATCGGTTCAGAACAGTACTTGACCGTAACATCCCCATTACGTCGGTTTACAGATTTAGTCAGCCATATTCAATTGCATAATCATCTCAAAGGGCATCCATTACCATTTAACCAAAAGGCAATTCGCAATTTTGTTCCTCACATTCAATCAAGAGCGGATaaattaaggaaaataaGTACGGAATCCAATGTATGCATGACTTTGTCTTACCTCAagaatcttttgaaaacgAAACCAGATACCATGTTTGATGTAAAGATCACGTCAGTTCCATCTGAGGGAAGAGCCAGATGCCTGATCCCCGAGTATTCTTTCGCTAGAGGAGAGATAAGATTAAGTCCAAGCTTGAAAGTATATCCTAAAGTTGGCGACACTGTAAATAGTTGTAAAGTCGTCAAAATATCCTGTGTGGATGGGATACTGGAGTTCAATAAGTAA
- the NGL2 gene encoding RNA exonuclease (ancestral locus Anc_8.850) produces the protein MNILKKVFSPNSKDVLTAEKIGEQQGDDKEMNKEPFVMVDAPPVETATPDQYQKSESKVEMDLETKINENPAKEPNIETKNVPNSHKSKKKSKGKSKGKKPSPEEIAKIRAERQAKKEAALAQGLDPNALPDLQFIQRPILHLHEEEPVTGFKISIMTYNCLAQALIRRKLFPDSGDALKWFKRSKVLSNEFKHYNPDVICLQEIDHLQYQSFWKAEFEKVGYESQFHRKQSKNHGVAIIWRKELFTLTDKMLIDFDKEPSGEIPPRTTTNNAGLALSLKFTEKALSKFSNGTSRMGIIVGTTHLFWHPFGTYERTRQCYVVLNKMKEFMHRINVLQNNNDGDTSHWYPFFCGDFNSQPFDTPYLSMTSKPIHYKGRAKTVIECSTSYKFSKKRDGEEDADEEEGGNIEKFGKDQPQTPVPDHFIANEEQKKLVKNMELLHNSLDMRAISLYGVGYRKVHPENAGLDNDCGEPEISNWAHTWNGLLDYILFIKHWGFDDCQHVDTLEKFEKENSIKVRGYLRMPPSTEMSKHGHGQPHTGEYPSDHLSMICELELI, from the coding sequence ATGAATATACTTAAGAAGGTCTTTAGTCCGAATAGTAAGGATGTATTGACTGCAGAAAAGATAGGCGAACAACAGGGAGATGACAAGGAGATGAATAAAGAGCCATTTGTTATGGTTGATGCACCTCCAGTTGAAACTGCAACTCCTGATCAGTATCAAAAGTCTGAGTCAAAAGTAGAGATGGATCTGGAAACAAAGATCAACGAGAATCCGGCTAAAGAACCTAATATTGAAACTAAAAATGTGCCCAATAGCCATAAAAGTAAAAAGAAGAGTAAGGGAAAATCGAAAGGGAAAAAGCCTTCTCCTGAAGAGATTGCTAAAATTAGAGCAGAAAGACAAGCTAAGAAGGAGGCAGCACTTGCCCAAGGCCTTGATCCGAATGCTCTTCCTGACTTACAGTTTATTCAGAGACCAATTCTACATTTACATGAAGAAGAACCAGTAACCGGATTTAAAATATCTATCATGACTTATAATTGTCTTGCCCAAGCTTTGattagaagaaaattgTTTCCAGATAGTGGTGATGCTCTCAAATGGTTCAAAAGATCTAAAGTACTATCGAATGAATTTAAACACTACAACCCTGATGTTATTTGTCTCCAAGAAATTGACCATTTACAATACCAGAGTTTTTGGAAGGCTGAGTTTGAGAAAGTGGGGTATGAAAGTCAATTCCATCGTAAGCAATCTAAGAACCACGGTGTTGCAATTATATGGAGAAAAGAGTTATTTACACTGACGGATAAGATGTTAATTGATTTCGATAAAGAACCATCCGGAGAAATACCACCCAGGACAACTACAAATAATGCTGGTTTAGCTCtgtctttgaaatttacAGAAAAGGCTTTGTCCAAGTTCTCTAATGGGACCTCGAGGATGGGAATAATTGTTGGTACTACACATTTATTCTGGCATCCATTTGGTACGTATGAAAGAACCAGACAATGTTATGTTGTTTTAAATAAGATGAAAGAATTCATGCACCGGATTAATgttttacaaaataataatgatggaGATACAAGCCATTGGTACCCTTTCTTTTGCGGAGACTTTAATTCACAACCTTTTGACACACCATACCTATCAATGACATCAAAACCAATTCATTATAAGGGGAGGGCAAAGACTGTTATCGAATGTAGTACCTCTTACaagttttccaaaaaaagagatggagaagaagatgctGATGAGGAGGAAGGCggaaatattgaaaaatttgggaAAGATCAACCACAAACACCTGTACCTGATCATTTTATAGCCaatgaagaacaaaaaaaattagtaaaaaatatggaattGTTGCATAATAGTTTAGATATGAGAGCAATTTCACTATACGGGGTAGGTTACAGAAAAGTACATCCGGAGAACGCAGGACTTGACAATGATTGTGGGGAGCCAGAAATCTCAAATTGGGCACACACTTGGAATGGTCTCTTAGATTATATTCTATTTATTAAACATTGGGGGTTCGATGATTGTCAGCACGTTGATACACTagagaaatttgaaaaagaaaattctATAAAAGTGAGAGGGTACCTAAGAATGCCTCCATCAACAGAGATGAGCAAACATGGACACGGTCAACCTCATACGGGAGAATACCCTAGTGACCATCTATCGATGATATGTGAATTAGAACTGATTTAA